Proteins from a genomic interval of Trifolium pratense cultivar HEN17-A07 linkage group LG6, ARS_RC_1.1, whole genome shotgun sequence:
- the LOC123888566 gene encoding dirigent protein 19-like: MLKYITKESHSSTTNMFIQFSILFLLFTTPFTSLIKAKQDNNNFVHSLDLKELNLENKQEKLSHLKFYWHDIVSGNNPSSMVIVPPPLKNSTTAFGLVNMIENPLTLGPQLSSKLVGKAQGFYASTSQSEVDLIMAMNFAIIEGKYNGSTITILGRNPVYDKVREMPIIGGSGLFRFARGYAQLRTHWFSSKTNDAIVEYNIYVLHY, translated from the coding sequence ATGTTAAAATACATCACAAAAGAATCACATTCCTCCACAACCAACATGTTCATCCAATTCTCCATCCTCTTTCTCCTCTTCACTACTCCCTTTACATCTTTAATCAAAGCAAAACAAGACAACAACAATTTCGTGCATTCATTAGACCTCAAAgaattaaatttagaaaataaacaagAGAAGCTAAGCCATTTAAAGTTCTATTGGCATGACATAGTTAGTGGAAACAACCCTTCTTCAATGGTAATTGTTCCACCACCTTTGAAAAACTCAACCACTGCCTTTGGTTTAGTTAACATGATTGAGAACCCTTTAACCTTAGGACCTCAATTAAGCTCTAAGTTGGTTGGAAAAGCACAAGGATTCTATGCATCAACATCACAAAGTGAGGTAGACCTTATCATGGCCATGAATTTTGCTATCATTGAAGGGAAGTACAATGGTAGCACCATCACTATTTTGGGGAGGAACCCTGTTTATGACAAGGTTAGGGAAATGCCTATAATTGGTGGAAGTGGTCTTTTCAGATTTGCTAGAGGATATGCTCAGCTTAGAACTCATTGGTTTTCATCCAAGACAAATGATGCTATAGTTGAGTACAATATTTATGTGTTACATTATTAA